A genomic stretch from Vicia villosa cultivar HV-30 ecotype Madison, WI unplaced genomic scaffold, Vvil1.0 ctg.002954F_1_1, whole genome shotgun sequence includes:
- the LOC131640137 gene encoding COP1-interacting protein 7-like isoform X1 has protein sequence MDPSSCLDHALFQLTPTRTRCDLVIVAGGVSEILASGLLEPFLSHLKCAKDQISKGGYSITLHPVGTFAPWFTKATLQRFVRFVSTPEVLERFVTIEKEIVQIEGSVQSSEVEGNLSYAEGRVKRSTNSSNQDGHEENSRVRLQRVLDNRKAMLCKEQAMAYARALVAGYYPESMDDLICFADAFGASRLREACLNFLELCKQKNEDKLWMDEIAAMQVSSQPVLPYLRTSGIVLAGEDESTPSHASLDIGQDDTLPASGQTPSTDGRAQMPKSWPNHHPQYIHNFQGHPFQQMPPYQGGYVYPGMQVPPSSYFPGNMQWPPNEDRSHNDKTSYKKKKKKKSKQSHAVERSEEDESTTSSESSYESDSDVDSKQSKKNLSTEHTHKKKHGKKSSRKVVIRNINYITSKGDGEKGSTTDGSLSNEEEFINGDSLKHKVEEAVASFEKRNKSNSRHHKKQHNAKHLGSVNDSTVSDSNGIKDGNNWDAFQNLLLIDDDDSKRDTEKQPMNFEEEYMMNTKFEDGRSKEFIGEAGFAKTRVVSDDSFVVTQRELNNEGRNRAEYFKEGKAEPTFMQKKNNTDEDLMFSRRNEESSRYYSSSSAVDGLPVEKNKKDILADDSFMIEARSSQNKFNSQSSANISSVSDIIGTTEFTNGPQEGSHKKTETLISREPDDLLMVLDRDSAVEQNATPWRMEMDYENNIALAEANKKPSDVGTDGIRVSNHEGADKKTSGAKNGKISSKDAKSKAPNASLGRSKSEIVSRSRTLPGSKTTVTKSKSEKEEETRKRREELMIQRQKRIAERSASKKSGTETKNSTKKGNPKIHPSNEETKKSNKPVIRSSTINRLATARVTQQKVSPSQPKPTPAKKPSLKTNKVPLQQKKQLPKEVKSSNPKEDARKTKGKVLSDTNAKIKNEVKASPVLPIKPVAAQAVEQNNNNHDLKVIGEVSKASPEKHPRSLISEREIAHENTLHLRTNSSLPNHVHPSGGNQSRGEEVSDKLPSLHGDNMITASTAALPIKPLIYTASNSKVDQKIDESYVTPPKVSEIQSSTPPPSNQAMQESNHNRKKWINDEEDSSKAAKGFRKLLFFGRRS, from the exons ATGGATCCAAGCTCTTGTCTTGATCATGCTCTTTTTCAACTCACACCAACAAGAACAAG ATGTGACTTGGTGATTGTTGCTGGTGGTGTGAGTGAAATATTGGCTTCTGGGCTGTTGGAACCTTTTCTTTCTCATCTTAAATGTGCTAAAGATCAGATTTCAAAAGGTGGTTATTCCATCACACTGCATCCAGTTGGTACTTTTGCTCCATGGTTCACCAAAGCCACCCTGCAAAG GTTTGTTAGATTTGTAAGCACTCCAGAAGTTCTAGAGAGGTTTGTGACCATAGAAAAAGAGATTGTGCAGATTGAAGGTTCAGTTCAATCAAGTGAGGTAGAAG GAAATCTGTCATATGCAGAAGGACGTGTCAAAAGGTCGACTAATTCCTCCAATCAAGATGGACATGAAGAGAATTCGAG GGTTCGCCTTCAACGTGTTCTAGACAATCGTAAAGCTATGCTTTGTAAAGAGCAAGCAATGGCCTATGCACGTGCTTTAGTTGCGGGATATTATCCAGAATCAATGGATGATCTTATTTGTTTCGCCGATGCTTTTGGAGCTTCGCGTTTAAG GGAAGCATGCTTGAATTTCTTAGAGCTATGCAAACAAAAGAATGAAGACAAGCTTTGGATGGATGAGATCGCAGCCATGCAGGTGTCTTCGCAACCTGTGTTGCCTTACTTACGAACTTCTGGAATCGTACTTGCGGGTGAAGATGAGTCAACCCCAAGCCATGCCAGTTTGGACATTGGCCAAG ATGATACGTTGCCAGCATCAGGTCAAACTCCGTCAACCGATGGAAGGGCTCAAATGCCAAAGTCGTGGCCGAACCATCATCCGCAGTACATTCACAATTTTCAAGGTCATCCATTCCAACAAATGCCTCCATACCAAGGAGGATATGTGTATCCTGGTATGCAGGTTCCTCCCTCTTCATATTTTCCAGGGAATATGCAATGGCCTCCAAACGAGGATCGCTCTCACAACGATAAAACATCgtataagaaaaagaagaagaagaaaagcaaaCAATCTCATGCAGTGGAGCGCTCTGAAGAAGACGAATCAACTACATCGTCTGAGTCTAGCTACGAGAGTGATTCGGATGTTGATTCAAAGCAAAGCAAAAAGAACTTGTCAACGGAGCATACACACAAAAAGAAGCATGGAAAGAAGTCCTCGAGGAAAGTAGTTATACGCAATATAAACTATATAACCTCTAAAGGAGATGGTGAAAAGGGTAGTACCACAGACGGGAGTTTATCGAATGAGGAAGAATTTATCAATGGAGATTCCTTGAAACACAAGGTAGAGGAAGCTGTTGCGTCTTTTGAGAAAAGAAACAAATCAAACTCGCGTCACCATAAGAAACAACATAACGCGAAGCACCTTGGCAGCGTAAATGATTCAACTGTTTCTGATTCCAATGGCATAAAAGACGGTAACAATTGGGATGCTTTCCAGAATCTTCTTTTGATAGACGATGATGATTCTAAGCGTGATACAGAAAAACAGCCGATGAATTTTGAGGAAGAGTATATGATGAACACAAAATTTGAGGATGGAAGGTCAAAGGAATTTATCGGTGAAGCAGGCTTCGCTAAAACTCGAGTAGTTTCAGATGATTCATTTGTTGTGACACAGAGGGAGTTGAACAATGAGGGTCGAAATCGCGCTGAATACTTCAAGGAAGGGAAGGCTGAACCTACATTTATGCAGAAAAAGAATAATACTGACGAGGATTTGATGTTTTCTCGGAGAAATGAAGAATCTAGTAGATATTATTCGTCTTCTTCAGCTGTAGATGGTTTACCTGTAGAGAAAAACAAGAAAGACATTTTGGCTGACGACTCTTTCATGATTGAAGCTCGATCGTCgcaaaataaatttaattctCAATCATCTGCTAACATAAGTTCAGTTTCAGACATTATCGGCACTACTGAATTCACAAACGGACCACAAGAAGGTTCGCACAAGAAGACTGAAACCTTAATTTCTCGCGAGCCGGACGATCTCTTGATGGTTCTTGATCGCGATTCAGCTGTGGAGCAGAATGCAACACCCTGGAGAATGGAAATGGACTATGAAAATAACATTGCATTAGCTGAAGCAAATAAAAAGCCTTCTGACGTTGGAACTGATGGAATTCGTGTGTCTAATCATGAAGGCGCGGATAAGAAAACTAGTGGAGCGAAAAATGGGAAAATTTCAAGTAAAGATGCTAAGTCAAAGGCTCCAAATGCATCTCTTGGGAGAAGCAAATCTGAAATCGTGTCAAGAAGTAGAACACTGCCGGGAAGCAAAACTACGGTTACGAAGAGTAAATCCGAGAAG GAAGAAGAAACTAGAAAAAGAAGGGAAGAGTTAATGATCCAGCGACAGAAAAGAATCGCGGAAAGAAGTGCCTCGAAGAAGTCTGGAACAGAAACTAAGAATTCTACAAAGAAAGGGAATCCTAAGATTCATCCATCTAACGAAGAGACTAAGAAATCGAACAAACCAGTCATTAGAAGTTCCACCATCAATCGCCTCGCTACTGCCCGAGTAACTCAGCAAAAGGTTTCTCCGAGTCAACCAAAACCAACTCCAGCCAAGAAACCTTCCTTGAAGACAAATAAGGTACCTTTGCAGCAGAAGAAACAGCTCCCAAAGGAAGTCAAATCTTCGAATCCTAAAGAAGACGCGCGTAAAACCAAAGGGAAAGTTCTATCCGACACTAACGCGAAGATTAAGAATGAAGTAAAAGCCTCACCAGTGCTGCCCATCAAACCTGTTGCCGCGCAAGCTgttgaacaaaacaacaacaatcatgATTTGAAAGTCATTGGAGAGGTATCGAAGGCGTCACCAGAGAAACATCCAAGATCTTTGATTTCAGAAAGAGAAATCGCGCATGAAAATACGCTCCACCTACGCACGAACTCATCTTTACCAAATCACGTTCATCCGTCTGGAGGAAATCAGTCTAGAGGTGAAGAAGTATCAGACAAGTTACCTTCACTTCATGGCGATAACATGATCACAGCTTCTACTGCAGCATTACCTATCAAACCATTAATATACACTGCTTCGAATTCAAAGGTTGATCAGAAAATAGATGAAAGCTATGTTACTCCACCTAAAGTCTCTGAGATACAAAGTTCTACTCCTCCGCCGAGTAACCAAGCAATGCAAGAATCAAACCACAACAGGAAGAAATGGATCAATGATGAGGAGGACTCTTCAAAAGCAGCGAAAGGATTCCGTAAGCTTCTCTTCTTTGGAAGAAGGAGCTGA
- the LOC131640137 gene encoding COP1-interacting protein 7-like isoform X2 translates to MDPSSCLDHALFQLTPTRTRCDLVIVAGGVSEILASGLLEPFLSHLKCAKDQISKGGYSITLHPVGTFAPWFTKATLQRFVRFVSTPEVLERFVTIEKEIVQIEGSVQSSEVEEGRVKRSTNSSNQDGHEENSRVRLQRVLDNRKAMLCKEQAMAYARALVAGYYPESMDDLICFADAFGASRLREACLNFLELCKQKNEDKLWMDEIAAMQVSSQPVLPYLRTSGIVLAGEDESTPSHASLDIGQDDTLPASGQTPSTDGRAQMPKSWPNHHPQYIHNFQGHPFQQMPPYQGGYVYPGMQVPPSSYFPGNMQWPPNEDRSHNDKTSYKKKKKKKSKQSHAVERSEEDESTTSSESSYESDSDVDSKQSKKNLSTEHTHKKKHGKKSSRKVVIRNINYITSKGDGEKGSTTDGSLSNEEEFINGDSLKHKVEEAVASFEKRNKSNSRHHKKQHNAKHLGSVNDSTVSDSNGIKDGNNWDAFQNLLLIDDDDSKRDTEKQPMNFEEEYMMNTKFEDGRSKEFIGEAGFAKTRVVSDDSFVVTQRELNNEGRNRAEYFKEGKAEPTFMQKKNNTDEDLMFSRRNEESSRYYSSSSAVDGLPVEKNKKDILADDSFMIEARSSQNKFNSQSSANISSVSDIIGTTEFTNGPQEGSHKKTETLISREPDDLLMVLDRDSAVEQNATPWRMEMDYENNIALAEANKKPSDVGTDGIRVSNHEGADKKTSGAKNGKISSKDAKSKAPNASLGRSKSEIVSRSRTLPGSKTTVTKSKSEKEEETRKRREELMIQRQKRIAERSASKKSGTETKNSTKKGNPKIHPSNEETKKSNKPVIRSSTINRLATARVTQQKVSPSQPKPTPAKKPSLKTNKVPLQQKKQLPKEVKSSNPKEDARKTKGKVLSDTNAKIKNEVKASPVLPIKPVAAQAVEQNNNNHDLKVIGEVSKASPEKHPRSLISEREIAHENTLHLRTNSSLPNHVHPSGGNQSRGEEVSDKLPSLHGDNMITASTAALPIKPLIYTASNSKVDQKIDESYVTPPKVSEIQSSTPPPSNQAMQESNHNRKKWINDEEDSSKAAKGFRKLLFFGRRS, encoded by the exons ATGGATCCAAGCTCTTGTCTTGATCATGCTCTTTTTCAACTCACACCAACAAGAACAAG ATGTGACTTGGTGATTGTTGCTGGTGGTGTGAGTGAAATATTGGCTTCTGGGCTGTTGGAACCTTTTCTTTCTCATCTTAAATGTGCTAAAGATCAGATTTCAAAAGGTGGTTATTCCATCACACTGCATCCAGTTGGTACTTTTGCTCCATGGTTCACCAAAGCCACCCTGCAAAG GTTTGTTAGATTTGTAAGCACTCCAGAAGTTCTAGAGAGGTTTGTGACCATAGAAAAAGAGATTGTGCAGATTGAAGGTTCAGTTCAATCAAGTGAGGTAGAAG AAGGACGTGTCAAAAGGTCGACTAATTCCTCCAATCAAGATGGACATGAAGAGAATTCGAG GGTTCGCCTTCAACGTGTTCTAGACAATCGTAAAGCTATGCTTTGTAAAGAGCAAGCAATGGCCTATGCACGTGCTTTAGTTGCGGGATATTATCCAGAATCAATGGATGATCTTATTTGTTTCGCCGATGCTTTTGGAGCTTCGCGTTTAAG GGAAGCATGCTTGAATTTCTTAGAGCTATGCAAACAAAAGAATGAAGACAAGCTTTGGATGGATGAGATCGCAGCCATGCAGGTGTCTTCGCAACCTGTGTTGCCTTACTTACGAACTTCTGGAATCGTACTTGCGGGTGAAGATGAGTCAACCCCAAGCCATGCCAGTTTGGACATTGGCCAAG ATGATACGTTGCCAGCATCAGGTCAAACTCCGTCAACCGATGGAAGGGCTCAAATGCCAAAGTCGTGGCCGAACCATCATCCGCAGTACATTCACAATTTTCAAGGTCATCCATTCCAACAAATGCCTCCATACCAAGGAGGATATGTGTATCCTGGTATGCAGGTTCCTCCCTCTTCATATTTTCCAGGGAATATGCAATGGCCTCCAAACGAGGATCGCTCTCACAACGATAAAACATCgtataagaaaaagaagaagaagaaaagcaaaCAATCTCATGCAGTGGAGCGCTCTGAAGAAGACGAATCAACTACATCGTCTGAGTCTAGCTACGAGAGTGATTCGGATGTTGATTCAAAGCAAAGCAAAAAGAACTTGTCAACGGAGCATACACACAAAAAGAAGCATGGAAAGAAGTCCTCGAGGAAAGTAGTTATACGCAATATAAACTATATAACCTCTAAAGGAGATGGTGAAAAGGGTAGTACCACAGACGGGAGTTTATCGAATGAGGAAGAATTTATCAATGGAGATTCCTTGAAACACAAGGTAGAGGAAGCTGTTGCGTCTTTTGAGAAAAGAAACAAATCAAACTCGCGTCACCATAAGAAACAACATAACGCGAAGCACCTTGGCAGCGTAAATGATTCAACTGTTTCTGATTCCAATGGCATAAAAGACGGTAACAATTGGGATGCTTTCCAGAATCTTCTTTTGATAGACGATGATGATTCTAAGCGTGATACAGAAAAACAGCCGATGAATTTTGAGGAAGAGTATATGATGAACACAAAATTTGAGGATGGAAGGTCAAAGGAATTTATCGGTGAAGCAGGCTTCGCTAAAACTCGAGTAGTTTCAGATGATTCATTTGTTGTGACACAGAGGGAGTTGAACAATGAGGGTCGAAATCGCGCTGAATACTTCAAGGAAGGGAAGGCTGAACCTACATTTATGCAGAAAAAGAATAATACTGACGAGGATTTGATGTTTTCTCGGAGAAATGAAGAATCTAGTAGATATTATTCGTCTTCTTCAGCTGTAGATGGTTTACCTGTAGAGAAAAACAAGAAAGACATTTTGGCTGACGACTCTTTCATGATTGAAGCTCGATCGTCgcaaaataaatttaattctCAATCATCTGCTAACATAAGTTCAGTTTCAGACATTATCGGCACTACTGAATTCACAAACGGACCACAAGAAGGTTCGCACAAGAAGACTGAAACCTTAATTTCTCGCGAGCCGGACGATCTCTTGATGGTTCTTGATCGCGATTCAGCTGTGGAGCAGAATGCAACACCCTGGAGAATGGAAATGGACTATGAAAATAACATTGCATTAGCTGAAGCAAATAAAAAGCCTTCTGACGTTGGAACTGATGGAATTCGTGTGTCTAATCATGAAGGCGCGGATAAGAAAACTAGTGGAGCGAAAAATGGGAAAATTTCAAGTAAAGATGCTAAGTCAAAGGCTCCAAATGCATCTCTTGGGAGAAGCAAATCTGAAATCGTGTCAAGAAGTAGAACACTGCCGGGAAGCAAAACTACGGTTACGAAGAGTAAATCCGAGAAG GAAGAAGAAACTAGAAAAAGAAGGGAAGAGTTAATGATCCAGCGACAGAAAAGAATCGCGGAAAGAAGTGCCTCGAAGAAGTCTGGAACAGAAACTAAGAATTCTACAAAGAAAGGGAATCCTAAGATTCATCCATCTAACGAAGAGACTAAGAAATCGAACAAACCAGTCATTAGAAGTTCCACCATCAATCGCCTCGCTACTGCCCGAGTAACTCAGCAAAAGGTTTCTCCGAGTCAACCAAAACCAACTCCAGCCAAGAAACCTTCCTTGAAGACAAATAAGGTACCTTTGCAGCAGAAGAAACAGCTCCCAAAGGAAGTCAAATCTTCGAATCCTAAAGAAGACGCGCGTAAAACCAAAGGGAAAGTTCTATCCGACACTAACGCGAAGATTAAGAATGAAGTAAAAGCCTCACCAGTGCTGCCCATCAAACCTGTTGCCGCGCAAGCTgttgaacaaaacaacaacaatcatgATTTGAAAGTCATTGGAGAGGTATCGAAGGCGTCACCAGAGAAACATCCAAGATCTTTGATTTCAGAAAGAGAAATCGCGCATGAAAATACGCTCCACCTACGCACGAACTCATCTTTACCAAATCACGTTCATCCGTCTGGAGGAAATCAGTCTAGAGGTGAAGAAGTATCAGACAAGTTACCTTCACTTCATGGCGATAACATGATCACAGCTTCTACTGCAGCATTACCTATCAAACCATTAATATACACTGCTTCGAATTCAAAGGTTGATCAGAAAATAGATGAAAGCTATGTTACTCCACCTAAAGTCTCTGAGATACAAAGTTCTACTCCTCCGCCGAGTAACCAAGCAATGCAAGAATCAAACCACAACAGGAAGAAATGGATCAATGATGAGGAGGACTCTTCAAAAGCAGCGAAAGGATTCCGTAAGCTTCTCTTCTTTGGAAGAAGGAGCTGA